A section of the Gallus gallus isolate bGalGal1 chromosome 4, bGalGal1.mat.broiler.GRCg7b, whole genome shotgun sequence genome encodes:
- the GATD3AL2 gene encoding glutamine amidotransferase-like class 1 domain-containing protein 3, mitochondrial — MGKRVAVVLAGCGVYDGSEIHESSAVLVHLSREGAQAEVYAPNVDQMHVVDHVKGQPTQEKRNVLVESARIARGNIKDLTKLDVKGLDALIIPGGFGVAKNLSTWATQGKNCTVSKEVEDVLKAFHAAKKPIGLCCISPVLAAKIFPGCELTVGHDTECEKWPYAKTAETVKELGCKHVNKHVTEVHVDVKNKLVTTSAFMCNAPIHEIYDGIGKMIKEVIRLA, encoded by the exons ATGGGAAAGAGAGTGGCTGTTGTGCTGGCTGGCTGTGGGGTGTACGATGGCAGTGAGATCCACGAGTCTTCGGCTGTGTTGGTGCACCTCAGCAGGGAGGGGGCACAG gCAGAGGTTTATGCTCCTAACGTTGACCAGATGCATGTGGTAGACCATGTGAAAGGACAGCCAACTCAGGAGAAGCGCAATGTACTGGTTGAAAGTGCCAGAATAGCCAGAGGCAACATCAAGGATCTGACTAAGCTGGATGTCAAGGGGCTGGATGCCTTAATCATACCAG GTGGCTTTGGAGTGGCTAAAAACCTGAGTACTTGGGCCACCCAAGGAAAGAACTGCACCGTCTCCAAAGAGGTGGAGGATGTCCTGAAGGCATTCCATGCTGCCAAAAAGCCCATTGGCCTGTGCTGCATTTCCCCAGTGCTGGCAGCCAAAATCTTCCCAGGCTGTGAGCTGACTGTCGGTCATGACACAGAGTGTGAGAA aTGGCCTTACGCAAAGACTGCTGAGACCGTGAAGGAGCTTGGCTGCAAGCACGTAAATAAGCACGTCACTGAGGTTCATGTGGATGTGAAGAACAAGCTGGTGACCACCAGTGCCTTCATGTGCAATGCCCCCATTCATGAGATCTACGATGGTATCGGG